Proteins encoded by one window of Xiphophorus couchianus chromosome 13, X_couchianus-1.0, whole genome shotgun sequence:
- the LOC114155396 gene encoding toll-like receptor 13 has product MATKGSLSSFLILRLFLLLLHFNPSLLYFLKNCTILYQENPSADVYVDCKERKLLAIPDDIPKDAVSLEFGRNELLKLKQHHFHGLFKLRILEIRSNKIASAENGSFLDLAFLNTLNMGWNKLTSITANMFQGLSNLTQLELSFNRIQFIHKTAFNFLVSLQSVELSGNKIQQITEIQPILQLPQIQKLKLLENSLSSFETKDLQLNFSSSLKELHVSGDNMQMFSITTPILPHLQLIELLRSIQSSEITWYISDKHFLRNITHLYLGWRVLLFKNIKTLMKSLDSLSYLSLDATSRWIERGLLSTVCNIPTLRSLDLTCSDLRNLTFELASCSQLLELDLSFGQMAELRKGSIQSINRLQSLNVTNNKLTIVPYDIRNLAFLEVLNMQNNTILTLTCEDFVNTTSLRELYLNGNRITDIKSCVIEKLPNLMVLDLSYNLLMTFGDSFDIPLHKLEILDVIQNPIKTLDVNKFQQLQSLKMLNVETQLLNNLPVCNDLQLLDHLTVYLRPRESFKTSVSNYSEIHINAHSLKSLTLIAKDQPTDFDTVKKFLMTLTPAETFTATNIYGDPPDGRTFKFTPQLKSLTLTKTDLLIVKHKMFLPIPHLQTMDLSESEIKSLDFLMLANLTALRYLKLTDSDISVVNETVFQYLPSLTYLDLRNNPFTCECLNAGFIQWVKSNKQTQVFNGHQYECSFPVSKRGTFLLDFDVKTCWEDGSFLYFISSTCLVVLTLLTSFVYNFLRWHLKYTFHLFRAFLYDSRKRKTMNPHQFDAFVSYNVDDEGWVYREMLPVLEGQQGWRLCLHHRDFQPGKPIIENITDAIYGSRKTICVISRSYLQSEWCSREIQMASFRLFDEQKDVLILLFLEEIPARHLSPYYRMRKLVKKRTYLSWPQAAQHPGVFWQNVQRALQAGDSENTDLLTGPAGC; this is encoded by the exons ATGGCCACCAAAGGAAGTTTGTCTTCATTCTTGATTCTGAGACTTTTCCTTCTTCTGCTTCACTTTAACCCttctctgctttattttctaaagaactGCACTATACTTTATCAGGAGAATCCATCTGCTGATGTCTATGTGGATTGCAAAGAGAGGAAACTTTTAGCTATTCCTGATGACATCCCTAAAGATGCAGTTTCATTAGAATTTGGTAGGAATGAGCTTCTAAAACTTAAACAACATCATTTCCATGGTTTGTTCAAACTGAGGATTCTTGAaataagatcaaataaaattgCTTCTGCGGAAAATGGATCATTTCTTGATTTGGCTTTCTTAAATACACTCAACATGGGATGGAACAAACTTACCAGTATAACAGCCAATATGTTTCAAGGACTATCTAATCTTACCCAGCTTGAACTCAGTTTTAATAGGATCCAGTTTATTCATAAAACCGCATTCAATTTCCTTGTCAGCTTGCAATCTGTAGAGTTGAgtggaaataaaatccaacaaatCACTGAAATCCAACCCATCCTCCAGCTACCACAGATACAGAAACTTAAACTGTTAGAAAACTCATTATCTTCTTTTGAGACGAAAGACCTGCAGCTTAATTTCTCATCAAGTCTTAAAGAGTTGCATGTCTCTGGGGATAACATGCAAATGTTTAGCATCACAACTCCAATTCTTCCTCACCTCCAACTTATAGAACTTTTACGCTCAATCCAGTCTTCTGAAATAACATGGTACATATCGGacaaacattttctgagaaacataACACATTTATATCTTGGTTGGAGAGTacttctctttaaaaatatcaagaCATTAATGAAGAGTCTCGACTCTCTATCGTACCTGAGCCTAGACGCAACAAGCAGGTGGATAGAGAGAGGACTTTTGTCTACAGTTTGTAACATACCAACACTGAGGAGTCTGGATTTGACGTGCAGTGACCTTCGAAATTTAACTTTTGAACTTGCATCATGCTCTCAGCTCTTAGAGCTTGATTTGTCTTTCGGTCAAATGGCTGAACTGCGAAAAGGTTCTATACAATCAATCAACCGACTACAGTCGCTGAATGTGACCAACAACAAACTCACCATAGTTCCATATGATATAAGAAACCTTGCCTTCCTTGAGGtcttaaatatgcaaaacaacaCAATCCTCACATTAACCTGTGAGGATTTTGTGAACACAACAAGTCTTAGAGAGCTATACCTCAATGGCAATCGTATAACTGATATCAAAAGTTGTGTGATTGAAAAACTTCCTAATCTTATGGTTTTGGATTTGAGCTATAATCTATTAATGACATTTGGAGACTCCTTTGATATTCCCCTACATAAGCTTGAGATCTTGGATGTAATCCAGAACCCCATAAAAACGCTAGACGTAAACAAATTTCAACAACTACAGtctctaaaaatgttaaatgtggaaacacagcttttaaataatttaccgGTCTGCAATGACTTACAGCTCTTGGACCATCTTACAGTATATTTACGCCCTCGAGAAAGCTTTAAAACCTCTGTTTCAAACTATTCTGAAATACACATTAACGCACACTCACTGAAAAGTCTCACATTGATTGCCAAAGACCAACCCACTGACTTTGATACAGTAAAAAAGTTTCTTATGACTCTTACACCTGCCGAAACGTTTACAGCTACAAACATCTATGGAGACCCTCCTGATGGAAGAACATTTAAGTTTACTCCTCAGCTGAAGAGtctaactttaacaaaaactgatcttttgattgtaaaacataaaatgttccTACCAATCCCACACTTGCAGACTATGGATCTTTCCGAGTCTGAGATCAAGTCATTGGATTTTCTGATGCTGGCCAACCTTACAGCACTCCGGTATCTGAAACTGACAGACAGTGACATCTCTGTAGTCAATGAGACTGTCTTCCAGTACCTTCCATCTCTAACATATTTGGATCTGAGAAATAACCCATTTACCTGTGAGTGCTTAAATGCAGGTTTTATCCAGTGGGTAAAGAGCAACAAGCAAACACAGGTATTCAATGGTCATCAGTATGAATGTTCCTTTCCTGTGTCTAAACGTGGTACCTTCTTACTAGACTTTGACGTCAAGACCTGTTGGGAAGATGGCAGCTTTCTTTACTTCATTTCCAGCACTTGTCTGGTTGTTCTGACTCTCCTCACATCCTTCGTCTATAACTTCCTGAGGTGGCATCTCAAATACACCTTCCACCTCTTCCGGGCCTTTCTGTATGACAGCAGGAAGAGAAAGACCATGAACCCTCATCAGTTTGACGCCTTTGTGTCCTATAACGTCGATGATGAGGGCTGGGTTTACAGGGAAATGCTCCCAGTGTTGGAGGGACAGCAGGGCTGGAGACTCTGTCTGCACCACAGAGACTTCCAACCAG GTAAACCCATCATAGAGAACATCACTGATGCCATCTATGGCAGCAGGAAAACCATCTGTGTGATCAGCCGCAGCTACCTGCAGAGCGAATGGTGCTCCAGAGAGATACAGATGGCCAG CTTTCGTCTATTCGACGAACAGAAGGATGTTTtaattctgctgtttttggaGGAGATTCCCGCTCGTCATCTGTCTCCATATTACCGCATGAGGAAGTTGGTGAAGAAACGCACCTACCTGAGCTGGCCTCAGGCTGCACAACATCCGGGAGTTTTCTGGCAGAACGTCCAGAGAGCTCTGCAGGCAGGGGACTCAGAAAACACGGACCTGCTGACTGGACCGGCAGGATGCTGA
- the LOC114156296 gene encoding toll-like receptor 13 — protein MATARHRSSCFVLRILLLVVYFNLLLPYVLKKCTIRYQENPSADMALDCANRKIEKIPKDIPTDAVSLNLNNNWMQKINEGDFSGMSKLRTLDLTSNQIAHVDQGSFIDLMFLQTLCMGNNKLNVLTSNMFQGLHNLTVLFLNNNGIQVIHTRAFQFLTSLQTLDLGNNRLRQITDIQPVLQLPQITMLGLKCNGFSSFETKDLLLNQPSNLKELDISGDSLTIFSISTPVFPYLQKIEISMCFCYKDLQWEIPDKELLRNISFLYLGRSILSFEGITKVLESLDSLSHLRLEALKMHLYEGLLSTICKIPTLRRLDLFNSHINNLPIKLEVCSQLTELDMRKSDVDELPEGSLGSMKHLRSLNVCDNQLTQVPHDARSFSSLEIFNLNYNYILELTCEDFVNTTQLRELYLKRNRISQVDYCVFLNLENLKLLDLSSNQLMTFENNIFLPKLEILNINHNEIVFLKMLDFLGFQSLKQLELGTVFFDGMTQRSFHKVNKLDNIISSRDKIWKLKLLENLTVELNPQNHLSSLQTNYSRDIMVFKSMKRYTVICNIFCFPYQLADILSSMGYLENFTAVKIFTGAPPLGMFWSNPYLKSVTFTETDFSDVGPELFLPIPNLHSLELSKCNISSLDFLVKANLSALRYLKLTDNELDMINDTVFKSFPSLTYLDLDNNPFTCNCSNAGFIQWVKDNKKTQVVNAHQYKCSTPVDKRESLLLEFDVHLCWDDGRFFYFISSSCLVVLTLLTSFIYNFLWWHLTYTFHLFLAYFYDNQRRRKEVLHRFDAFVSYNVHDEGWVYREMLPVLEGQQGWRLCLHHRDFQPGKPIIENITDAIYGSRKTICVISRSYLQSEWCSREIQMASFRLFDEKKDVLVLLFLENIPARHLSPYYRMRKLVKKRTYLSWPQAAQHPEVFWQNVQRALQTGGALTENADPLT, from the exons ATGGCCACTGCTAGACATCGGTCTTCATGCTTCGTTCTGCGGATTCTCCTTCTTGTTGTTTATTTCAATCTTTTACTTCCTTACGTGCTGAAAAAATGCACAATACGTTACCAGGAGAATCCCTCTGCTGATATGGCTTTGGACTGTGCAAACAGGAAAATCGAAAAAATCCCCAAAGACATCCCCACAGATGCAGTTTCACTGAACCTGAACAACAACTGGATGCAGAAAATTAATGAAGGAGATTTTTCTGGCATGTCAAAGTTGAGAACTCTGGATTTAACATCAAATCAAATTGCTCATGTTGATCAAGGGTCTTTTATTGATCTGATGTTTCTACAAACTCTCTGCATGGGAAATAACAAACTTAATGTCCTGACAAGCAACATGTTTCAGGGTCTGCACAACCTTACTGTTCTTTTTCTCAACAACAACGGTATTCAGGTCATTCATACAAGAGCTTTCCAGTTCCTCACTAGCTTACAAACTCTAGATTTAGGAAACAACAGGCTTCGACAGATCACCGACATTCAGCCTGTCCTACAGTTACCTCAAATCACGATGCTTGGACTTAAATGCAATGGGTTTTCTTCCTTTGAGACCAAAGACCTGCTGCTGAATCAGCCGTCAAATCTTAAAGAGTTGGATATTTCCGGTGATTCCCTGACAATTTTCAGCATCTCTACACCCGTCTTTCCTTACCTCCAGAAAATAGAGATCtccatgtgtttttgttataaagACCTGCAATGGGAAATCCCTGACAAAGAGTTACTGAGGAACATATCGTTTTTATATCTCGGGAGGTCTATTCTTTCTTTCGAAGGGATCACAAAAGTCCTGGAGAGTCTTGACTCTTTAAGCCATCTAAGACTAGAAGCCCTGAAGATGCATCTTTACGAAGGACTATTATCTACAATTTGCAAAATACCAACACTGAGGAGGCTGGATTTGTTTAACAGTCATATCAACAATTTGCCAATTAAACTTGAAGTCTGTTCTCAACTCACAGAGCTTGACATGAGAAAAAGTGATGTAGACGAACTGCCTGAAGGGTCACTGGGGTCAATGAAGCATCTCCGATCGCTAAACGTTTGTGACAATCAGCTAACCCAAGTTCCACATGATGCGAGAAGTTTCAGCTCCCTTGAGATCTTTAATCTGAATTACAATTACATATTAGAGTTGACCTGTGAGGACTTTGTGAACACAACACAACTGAGAGAGCTTTACCTGAAGAGAAATCGCATTAGCCAAGTGGATTACTGTGTTTTTCTAAACCTTGAAAACCTAAAGCTTTTGGATCTGAGTTCTAATCAACTGATgacatttgaaaacaacatttttttgccaaagcttgaaattttaaacataaaccACAATGAAATAGTTTTCCTAAAGATGCTTGATTTTCTTGGTTTCCAATCCCTGAAACAGTTGGAGCtaggaacagttttctttgatGGGATGACACAAAGATCATTTCATAAAGTCAATAAACTGGACAATATTATTTCATCTCGagacaaaatatggaaattaaAGCTCTTGGAAAATCTAACAGTAGAATTGAACCCTCAAAACCATCTCAGCAGTCTTCAAACAAACTATTCTAGAGATATCATGGTCTTTAAATCAATGAAAAGATACACAGTAATCTGCAACATTTTTTGCTTTCCATATCAATTAGCAGATATACTCTCGTCTATGGGATATTTGGAGAATTTTACAGCTGTCAAAATCTTTACTGGAGCTCCTCCTTTAGGCATGTTTTGGTCCAATCCCTATCTCAAGAGTGTAACTTTCACAGAGACTGATTTTTCAGACGTGGGTCCAGAACTCTTCCTTCCGATCCCAAACCTGCACAGTCTTGAGCTTTCCAAATGCAACATCAGCTCTTTGGATTTTCTGGTGAAGGCCAACCTTTCAGCACTCAGATACCTGAAACTGACCGACAATGAACTTGATATGATTAATGACACTGTGTTCAAGTCTTTCCCCTCTCTAACGTACTTGGACCTGGACAACAACCCCTTCACCTGTAACTGCTCAAATGCAGGCTTTATCCAATGGGTGAAGGACAACAAGAAGACACAGGTGGTAAATGCTCATCAATATAAATGTTCCACACCTGTGGATAAACGAGAAAGTTTGTTACTGGAATTTGACGTTCATTTGTGCTGGGATGATGGCAGATTTTTCTACTTCATTTCCAGCTCTTGTCTGGTTGTTCTGACTCTTCTCACATCGTTCATCTATAACTTCCTGTGGTGGCATCTCACCTACACCTTCCACCTCTTCCTAGCCTATTTCTATGACAATCAGAGAAGGAGAAAGGAAGTCCTTCATCGGTTTGACGCCTTTGTGTCCTATAACGTCCATGATGAGGGCTGGGTTTACAGGGAAATGCTCCCAGTGTTGGAGGGACAGCAGGGCTGGAGACTCTGTCTGCACCACAGAGACTTCCAACCAG GTAAACCCATCATAGAGAACATCACTGATGCCATCTATGGCAGCAGGAAAACCATCTGTGTGATCAGCCGCAGCTACCTGCAGAGCGAGTGGTGCTCCAGAGAGATCCAGATGGCCAG CTTTCGCCTGTTTGATGAGAAGAAGGATGTGTTGGTcctgttgtttttagaaaacattccTGCTCGTCATCTGTCTCCATATTACCGCATGAGGAAGCTGGTGAAGAAACGCACCTACCTGAGCTGGCCTCAGGCTGCACAACATCCAGAAGTTTTCTGGCAGAACGTCCAGAGAGCTCTGCAGACAGGGGGCGCTCTCACTGAAAACGCGGACCCGCTGACCTGA
- the LOC114156297 gene encoding toll-like receptor 13 yields MASVNTLSLYFILNLFFLLLPVNPLLAFSLKNCTILYKENVSADVSVDCTNMNFVTVPDYIPKNTVSIQLGHNQLLNINIKDFCGMSKLKNLNLTVNKIAYVEQGSFIDLVLLETLDMGNNKLTSLTANMFKGLSNLTILVLSKNKIQHIHESAFQCLTSLQTLDIASIPLTKVAEILPVFHLPHLLALNLKYIRFTTFDTKDLPLNLSLSLEVLEISSSNLKILSIIGPISPYLQTIDFLLTDSVKQVLLDKSLLKNITNLDVAATSDSFEGIHEVLGSLERLGDITFEYVDTWFPNGLLPAVCKVQTLRKLTISRSHFDNFTTDLALCSQLRELNLEDTFMHKLSKGSLQSMKQLRFLNLGYNMLTEVPDDIKSLSTLEILIMGENDISGLKCDDFSKTTRLKELYLNANRITKLERCITENLVNLKVLDMSNNLLKTFGDSFKVSLQKLEALDISRNPIKYLDTDVFQHMKALKELKVETYHFVDVPYFSGLENIENVTIYIHTDSTFQSLQSNNDKPFSDVKTMKQLTLIGSSNTQWMPFRTIREMLRAYGDLGTVTVLNIYINYYEVETFELNLQLKSLTLSLTDLSSLGSKFFLPLPNLQNLDLSKSKLRSLDFLVQANLSALRYLNLTDNEINVISETVFQSLPSLRFLNLDNNPFSCECSNAGFIHWVVTNPQTQVVNAHQYKCFFPVDKQEGLLLEFDVQSCRDDGRFLYFISSSFLVALTLLSSFIYRFLRWHLTYTFHLFRAFLYDSRKGRKKDPHRFDAFVSYNVHDEDWVYREMLPVLEGQQGWRLCLHHRDFQPGKPIIENITDAIYGSRKTICVISRSYLQSEWCSREIQMASFRLFDEKKDVLILLFLEEIPARHLSPYYRMRKLVKKRTYLSWPQAAQHPGVFWQNVQRALQTGGAVAENTDLLTGPAGI; encoded by the exons ATGGCCTCTGTAAATACTTTATCTTTATACTTTATTCttaatcttttctttctgctgcttcctgttaACCCTTTGCTGGCGTTTTCATTGAAAAACTGTACAATACTTTACAAGGAGAACGTCTCTGCTGATGTTTCTGTGGACTGTACAAACATGAACTTTGTGACTGTCCCTGATTACATCCCTAAAAATACTGTGTCAATACAACTTGGACACAATCAActcttaaatattaatataaaagaCTTTTGCGGCATGTCAAAgctgaaaaatctgaatttaacagTGAATAAAATTGCTTACGTTGAACAAGGGTCATTTATCGACTTGGTTTTATTGGAGACACTTGATATGGGAAATAACAAACTTACCAGTCTGACAGCCAACATGTTTAAAGGCCTGTCCAACCTCACAATTCTGGTCCTCAGCAAAAACAAGATCCAGCATATTCATGAATCTGCCTTCCAGTGTTTGACCAGCTTGCAAACTCTTGATATTGCCTCTATTCCACTTACGAAAGTTGCAGAAATTCTACCAGTCTTCCATCTCCCACATTTACTTGCACTTAACTTAAAATACATCAGATTTACTACTTTTGACACCAAAGATCTCCCTTTGAATCTCTCCTTGAGTCTTGAAGTGTTGGAAATTTCTAGTTCTAACTTGAAAATCTTGAGCATCATAGGGCCAATTTCCCCTTACCTCCAGACAATAGACTTCTTACTCACAGATAGTGTAAAACAAGTGTTACTTGACAAAAGCTTACTAAAGAACATAACTAACTTGGATGTTGCCGCAACATCGGATTCCTTTGAAGGAATCCACGAAGTTCTGGGAAGTCTTGAAAGACTGGGAGATATAACGTTTGAATATGTGGATACTTGGTTTCCAAATGGTCTGCTACCTGCAGTCTGCAAGGTACAAACACTCAGGAAGCTTACTATTTCCCGAAGCCATTTTGATAATTTTACTACTGACCTTGCATTGTGCTCCCAGCTCAGAGAACTTAACCTGGAAGATACTTTCATGCATAAACTGTCAAAAGGTTCATTGCAATCAATGAAGCAACTGCGATTCTTAAATCTGGGTTACAACATGCTCACCGAAGTTCCAGATGACATAAAGAGCCTCTCTACTCTTGAGATCCTGATTATGGGTGAAAATGACATCTCTGGGTTGAAATGCGATGATTTTTCCAAAACCACACGTCTGAAAGAACTTTACCTGAACGCAAACCGCATAACCAAACTGGAAAGGTGTATTACTGAAAACCTCGTCAATCTAAAGGTTTTGGATATGAGTAACAATCTGCTGAAGACATTCGGAGACTCTTTCAAAGTTTCCCTGCAGAAACTTGAGGCCTTAGATATCAGCCGCAACCCCATAAAGTATCTGGACACAGATGTTTTTCAACATATGAAGGCTCTCAAAGAACTGAAGGTGGAAACCTATCATTTTGTAGACGTACCTTATTTCAGTGGCTTAGAGaacattgaaaatgtaacaatctACATACATACAGACAGTACTTTCCAAAGTCTGCAATCAAACAATGATAAACCCTTTAGTGATGTTAAGACAATGAAGCAGCTAACTTTAATCGGAAGCAGCAATACCCAATGGATGCCCTTCCGTACAATTAGGGAAATGCTCAGAGCTTATGGAGATTTGGGAACCGTTACGGTTTTGAATATCTATATAAATTACTACGAAGTGGAAACATTTGAGCTGAACCTCCAGCTAAAAAGTCTGACATTATCATTGACGGATTTGTCCTCCTTAGGCTCTAAATTCTTCCTACCACTTCCAAACCTGCAGAACCTGGATCTCTCCAAGTCTAAACTCAGGTCTTTGGACTTTCTGGTCCAGGCCAACCTTTCTGCTCTGAGATATTTGAACCTAACTGACAATGAGATCAATGTTATTAGCGAGACAGTCTTCCAGTCTCTACCCTCTCTGAGATTCTTGAATCTAGACAACAACCCGTTCTCATGTGAATGCTCCAACGCAGGCTTCATCCACTGGGTAGTGACCAACCCCCAAACCCAGGTGGTAAACGCTCATCAGTATAAATGTTTCTTCCCTGTGGACAAACAAGAAGGCTTGTTACTAGAATTCGATGTTCAGTCATGTCGAGACGATGGCAGGTTTCTATACTTCATTTCCAGCTCTTTTCTGGTTGCTCTGACTCTCCTCTCATCCTTCATCTACCGCTTCCTGAGGTGGCATCTCACCTACACCTTCCACCTCTTCCGAGCCTTTCTCTACGACAGCaggaaggggagaaaaaaagacccACATCGGTTTGATGCCTTTGTGTCGTATAACGTCCATGATGAGGACTGGGTTTACAGAGAGATGCTTCCAGTGTTGGAGGGACAGCAGGGCTGGAGACTCTGTCTGCACCACAGAGACTTCCAGCCAG GTAAACCCATCATAGAGAACATCACTGATGCCATCTACGGCAGCAGGAAAACCATCTGTGTGATCAGCCGCAGCTACCTGCAGAGCGAATGGTGCTCCAGAGAGATCCAGATGGCCAG ctttcGCCTGTTTGATGAGAAGAAGGATGTTCTGATTCTGCTGTTCCTGGAGGAGATTCCTGCTCGTCATCTGTCTCCATATTACCGCATGAGGAAGCTGGTGAAGAAACGCACCTACCTGAGCTGGCCTCAGGCTGCACAACATCCGGGAGTTTTCTGGCAGAACGTGCAGAGAGCTCTGCAGACAGGGGGCGCTGTCGCTGAAAACACGGACCTGCTGACCGGACCGGCAGGAATTTGA